The following proteins are encoded in a genomic region of Candidatus Zixiibacteriota bacterium:
- a CDS encoding IPTL-CTERM sorting domain-containing protein: MRNRTCFCLVAALMFVTGLIIPSEAVAGRVHARTKITYRRVFLVGWCNKMDADYSMFTWGSAMCYRSVRARAYALEEWRGTDPGQVPYLYNRWWKTDYRKYRGYASAWHSGSMPARASEMGPTACSEPDTLSPPIPGDTMTAADFAISYMDSEEGYIDISIDSSSFLQVYLGDVEEGDSTEMEWKVDINGEVSRVRLVGYVLPPGADSVAPSVDGLFAGWTYTLTPYPDRVYVLTFGPLHFTAPGTVEDSYLEISSGDEPITENIPTLSEWGMIVFCALLFAWMAWMLARRRKRITAGM; encoded by the coding sequence ATGAGAAACCGCACGTGTTTTTGTCTTGTGGCCGCACTTATGTTCGTCACTGGACTCATCATACCTAGTGAAGCCGTCGCCGGCAGGGTGCATGCCAGGACCAAGATCACATATCGCCGTGTCTTCCTGGTCGGCTGGTGCAACAAGATGGACGCCGACTACTCCATGTTCACTTGGGGCAGCGCAATGTGCTATCGCAGCGTAAGAGCCAGAGCCTATGCCCTGGAGGAGTGGCGGGGCACAGACCCTGGACAGGTTCCATATCTATACAATAGGTGGTGGAAGACGGATTACAGAAAATACCGTGGGTACGCTAGTGCGTGGCACAGCGGGTCTATGCCTGCCCGTGCCAGCGAGATGGGACCGACAGCCTGCTCCGAGCCGGACACGCTCTCGCCGCCGATTCCCGGTGACACCATGACCGCAGCGGACTTTGCTATCAGCTACATGGACTCTGAGGAGGGCTACATCGATATCTCCATCGACTCGTCTTCGTTCCTTCAAGTATACTTGGGTGACGTCGAAGAGGGTGATTCGACCGAGATGGAGTGGAAAGTCGATATCAATGGAGAGGTCAGCCGAGTCCGCCTGGTTGGTTATGTTCTGCCCCCTGGAGCGGATTCTGTTGCACCGAGTGTGGATGGACTCTTTGCCGGGTGGACTTACACGCTGACGCCGTACCCGGATCGCGTTTACGTGTTAACTTTCGGCCCGCTTCACTTCACCGCGCCAGGGACCGTGGAGGATTCCTATTTGGAGATATCTTCAGGCGATGAGCCGATCACTGAAAATATCCCCACTCTTTCCGAATGGGGGATGATTGTGTTTTGTGCCTTGTTGTTCGCTTGGATGGCCTGGATGCTTGCGAGAAGGAGAAAGAGAATAACGGCAGGAATGTAG
- a CDS encoding cysteine synthase family protein, which translates to MKTKQQGIQSVQPSGQFYGEDITAAIGNTPLIRLRRMTTVRNIKATVLVKPEFLNPTGSIKDRMVVYLLDQAVERGELPPGGTIVEATSGNTGAAVAMYAAANGYNTILTIPDKMSDEKVDTLRAFGAEVHICPTAVPGESPESYYETAKRIHRETPGSYMVGQYFNLDNIEAHYRLTGPEIWRQTGGRIDVLVGGVGTGGTVSGTARYLKEQNREIEVVGADPIGSVYYQYHQDQTMIQPHPYQVEGIGEDILCPTIDFSVIDKIYQHTDQEAFVAARELTRTEGIFGGGSSGAAVHVALKHAALLEEGKIVVVILPDSGFKYISKVFNDAWMREHGHID; encoded by the coding sequence ATGAAAACAAAACAGCAAGGGATCCAGTCTGTGCAGCCAAGTGGCCAATTCTACGGTGAGGACATAACAGCCGCTATCGGCAATACGCCTCTTATAAGGCTCCGTCGAATGACCACGGTGCGCAATATCAAGGCGACCGTCCTGGTGAAACCGGAGTTCCTGAATCCGACCGGTTCGATCAAGGACCGGATGGTTGTCTACCTTCTCGACCAGGCGGTCGAGCGCGGCGAACTGCCGCCCGGTGGCACAATTGTCGAAGCAACCTCGGGCAACACCGGCGCGGCTGTAGCCATGTATGCAGCAGCTAACGGCTACAATACAATTCTGACTATTCCGGACAAGATGTCCGATGAAAAAGTCGACACCCTGAGAGCTTTCGGCGCCGAGGTGCATATTTGTCCGACCGCCGTTCCCGGTGAGTCTCCTGAGAGTTACTATGAGACCGCCAAGCGAATCCACCGCGAGACACCCGGTTCATACATGGTGGGGCAGTATTTCAACCTCGACAATATTGAAGCGCACTACCGACTGACCGGCCCTGAAATCTGGCGCCAGACCGGCGGGCGGATCGATGTGCTGGTAGGCGGCGTTGGGACCGGCGGTACTGTTTCCGGAACGGCCCGCTATCTGAAGGAGCAAAACCGAGAGATAGAAGTTGTGGGCGCCGACCCGATTGGTTCGGTCTACTATCAGTACCATCAGGATCAGACCATGATCCAGCCGCACCCCTACCAGGTGGAAGGAATCGGCGAGGACATTCTCTGCCCCACGATTGACTTTTCGGTGATCGACAAGATTTATCAGCACACCGACCAAGAGGCCTTTGTAGCCGCTCGCGAACTGACCCGCACCGAAGGAATATTCGGCGGCGGTTCATCCGGGGCGGCGGTACATGTGGCGCTCAAACATGCCGCCTTACTTGAGGAAGGAAAGATCGTTGTCGTGATTCTTCCCGACAGTGGCTTCAAGTACATCTCGAAAGTATTCAACGACGCCTGGATGCGTGAACACGGACATATCGATTAG
- a CDS encoding PLP-dependent aspartate aminotransferase family protein: protein MDDHLKDRKLATRAVHAGRVPEDGTNSVTTPIYPSSTYRIAFPGDESGHVYSRWSNPTRVALECGLASLESGNHAYAFSSGMAAVSAVTNLLKTGDHVVAVDDLYGGTHRLFDRLLGNFGLEFSYVDGRDPSAFENAVKENTRLFWLETPTNPLLRLIDISAVAKIGRAHDILTAVDNTFATPYLQQPLKQGADIVHHSLSKYLAGHCDVIGGALVTGDEKLAERLWFNQYAVGAQLGPFESWLVLRGLKTLHVRMDRHCDNACRIAEFLQSVDIVERVYFPGLQTESLPNGMMGPGGIVSFRINADFEQVKSFAMATKLFVLAESLGGVESLINHPASMTHASIPRAVREPRGVGDGLIRLSVGLEDVDDLVADLEHAFEVMQSHKVVR from the coding sequence ATGGACGACCATCTCAAAGACAGAAAGTTAGCCACCCGCGCCGTGCACGCAGGTCGCGTTCCCGAGGACGGCACCAATTCGGTGACGACCCCGATTTATCCCAGTTCGACTTATCGTATCGCCTTCCCCGGTGACGAGTCGGGGCATGTCTATTCTCGCTGGTCCAACCCGACCCGGGTTGCTCTGGAATGCGGTCTGGCTTCGCTCGAAAGCGGAAACCACGCCTACGCTTTTTCATCGGGCATGGCGGCCGTCAGTGCCGTCACCAATCTGCTCAAGACTGGCGATCATGTGGTGGCCGTTGATGATCTCTATGGCGGTACACATCGTCTGTTCGACCGTTTGTTGGGTAATTTTGGTCTTGAGTTCAGCTACGTTGACGGACGCGACCCGAGCGCCTTCGAGAACGCAGTCAAAGAAAATACGCGCCTCTTCTGGCTGGAGACACCGACCAACCCGCTGTTGCGTCTGATAGATATCTCCGCGGTCGCGAAGATCGGTCGTGCCCACGACATTCTCACCGCCGTCGATAACACCTTCGCCACGCCTTATTTGCAGCAGCCGCTCAAGCAGGGCGCCGATATCGTACACCACTCTCTGTCCAAGTATCTGGCCGGACACTGTGACGTTATCGGGGGCGCCCTGGTCACCGGCGATGAGAAGCTGGCCGAGCGATTGTGGTTCAACCAATATGCGGTCGGGGCACAACTCGGTCCCTTCGAATCATGGTTGGTGCTGCGCGGCCTTAAGACCCTGCATGTGCGGATGGATCGGCATTGTGACAATGCCTGTCGGATCGCTGAATTCCTGCAAAGTGTTGATATCGTCGAACGAGTTTACTTTCCCGGGTTACAGACGGAGTCGTTGCCGAACGGTATGATGGGACCGGGCGGAATCGTGTCGTTCAGAATCAACGCCGACTTTGAGCAGGTTAAGTCATTCGCTATGGCCACCAAGCTCTTTGTGCTGGCCGAATCGTTGGGCGGCGTGGAGTCGTTGATCAACCACCCGGCTTCAATGACCCATGCCTCTATCCCGCGCGCTGTTCGCGAACCACGCGGGGTCGGGGACGGACTCATCAGATTGTCGGTCGGGTTGGAGGATGTTGATGATCTGGTGGCCGATCTTGAGCACGCTTTTGAGGTTATGCAAAGTCACAAAGTAGTCCGCTGA
- a CDS encoding methyltransferase domain-containing protein → MKTHSFNQVAADYSQKVAPYRFSQFLTLIHELDLFGDEKVLDIGSGPGELSMEIAKRLADGGFLQGVDLSPQMIELASRIAEQQKRKNVAFAAGDALDLEFEENSFDVVVSSNAFPWVPDRQKFLNEVLRVLRPGGRLGLVALSSRCYQEFFHAFARVAASNPDLFPQERPHDSMGARLHTPKELSELVEEAGLKVIKRFSASTEEPIDAAGYVERVNAIVGENYLDHLNNNGAQTKARALILDALKSKVDLNITESSAFVLARKPGWDINYQI, encoded by the coding sequence ATGAAGACACACAGTTTCAATCAAGTGGCCGCGGATTACTCCCAGAAAGTAGCACCTTACCGTTTCTCTCAGTTTCTCACGCTGATTCATGAACTGGATCTCTTTGGCGATGAGAAGGTGCTTGACATCGGCAGTGGTCCCGGGGAATTGTCGATGGAGATCGCCAAACGTCTGGCCGATGGAGGCTTTTTGCAGGGGGTCGATCTATCGCCACAAATGATAGAGTTAGCCAGTCGAATTGCCGAGCAGCAGAAGCGCAAGAATGTTGCTTTCGCCGCCGGTGATGCTCTTGATTTGGAGTTTGAAGAAAACTCGTTTGATGTGGTCGTATCGTCCAATGCTTTCCCCTGGGTGCCGGATCGGCAGAAATTTCTCAATGAGGTGCTGCGCGTGTTGAGACCAGGTGGTCGGCTTGGGTTGGTGGCGCTGTCCAGTCGTTGCTATCAGGAGTTCTTTCACGCTTTCGCGCGGGTGGCCGCGAGTAATCCCGACCTGTTTCCCCAGGAACGACCGCACGACTCTATGGGCGCACGGTTGCACACGCCCAAGGAGTTATCGGAACTCGTCGAAGAAGCCGGGCTGAAAGTGATAAAACGGTTTTCCGCCTCGACCGAAGAACCGATAGATGCAGCCGGATATGTTGAACGGGTCAACGCTATCGTGGGCGAAAATTATCTGGACCACCTGAACAACAACGGCGCACAGACCAAAGCCCGCGCCTTGATTCTGGACGCTCTCAAGAGCAAAGTCGACTTGAATATTACTGAATCATCGGCCTTTGTTCTGGCGCGCAAACCGGGTTGGGATATCAACTACCAGATTTGA
- a CDS encoding Fic family protein, whose protein sequence is MIQYRLPDSWLKYDIGAIAGDLVEAKSAVISLHSMPYQRSWVEQLQQIELKREVAGTSRIEGADFTEKELDIALGESPDQLITRSQRQAHAAKNAYLWIATIPDDRRVDAELVKEIHQRMVRGADDDHCEPGKLRGPDDNVTFGNPRHRGVSGGDECSDALERMVAAIQTGYNQHDPLVQALAVHYHFAAMHPFVDGNGRTARALEALMLQRAGLRDFCFIAMSNYYYDEKTNYLAALAAVRANEHDLTPFLKFGLKGIATQSKRVLGEIKTAVAKAVYRDTMYDLFNRLLSPRKRVIRERQLAILNLLLKHDEMSIGDLYYIHTKHLYTRLKKQAEAFFRDIDGLISIGAVSIYKIADPSFGTLYRLRLNLDWPTEISDTDFLERMKNLPQAKTYPFL, encoded by the coding sequence ATGATTCAGTATCGGTTGCCAGATTCCTGGCTCAAGTACGATATTGGCGCGATTGCGGGAGACTTAGTGGAGGCAAAATCGGCTGTTATATCATTGCACTCCATGCCATACCAGCGCTCATGGGTCGAGCAATTGCAGCAGATCGAACTTAAGCGTGAAGTGGCCGGCACCTCACGAATTGAGGGTGCCGATTTCACCGAGAAGGAGTTGGACATTGCGCTGGGCGAATCGCCCGACCAACTGATTACCCGATCGCAGCGGCAGGCTCATGCAGCCAAGAATGCTTACCTATGGATAGCTACTATCCCGGACGACAGGCGCGTGGATGCAGAGTTAGTCAAGGAAATCCATCAGCGCATGGTGCGAGGAGCCGATGATGACCATTGCGAACCCGGAAAGCTCCGAGGACCGGATGACAATGTAACGTTTGGGAACCCGCGACACCGGGGTGTGTCCGGTGGCGACGAGTGTAGTGATGCTCTTGAGCGGATGGTTGCGGCAATTCAGACTGGGTACAACCAACACGATCCGCTGGTCCAAGCATTGGCAGTTCATTACCACTTCGCAGCCATGCATCCTTTCGTTGATGGCAACGGTCGAACGGCGAGGGCACTTGAGGCTCTCATGCTTCAGCGGGCCGGGCTCAGGGATTTCTGTTTCATTGCTATGTCGAATTACTACTATGATGAGAAGACGAACTATCTGGCTGCGTTGGCCGCTGTGCGTGCTAATGAGCATGATCTGACACCGTTTCTGAAGTTCGGTCTGAAGGGCATTGCCACCCAAAGCAAACGGGTGTTAGGAGAAATCAAGACTGCCGTGGCCAAGGCTGTCTACCGCGACACCATGTATGACCTGTTTAACCGTTTGCTGTCACCGAGGAAGCGAGTTATCCGAGAGCGTCAGCTTGCGATTTTGAACCTGTTGCTAAAACATGATGAGATGAGCATTGGCGACCTCTATTATATTCATACCAAGCATCTTTACACAAGACTAAAGAAACAAGCCGAAGCGTTTTTCCGTGACATAGACGGACTGATATCCATTGGTGCGGTCTCCATTTACAAGATCGCAGACCCATCCTTCGGAACCTTATATCGCCTTCGTTTGAATCTTGATTGGCCGACTGAGATCAGCGATACAGACTTTCTTGAGCGGATGAAAAACCTGCCCCAAGCAAAGACCTATCCATTCTTGTAA
- a CDS encoding PIG-L family deacetylase yields the protein MADNSQTYDLLSIGAHPDDVEVGTGGVLISLTKRGYRCGIVILTQGEMGTGGDADIRAVEVEKAAGILGVDIVRTFDWGDTRLEDTYPRRLQLGEILRKTRPRIVLAPYPHVGHGRRQSHSDHVAAGILAINAANLCSLKKADLKGKPHLVKRIFHYFLPPRVAPNFVVDITAYFDQWCQALCAHESQFLNPDKEKDYIDHIASMARSFGLQAGCKFGQGFYAVEPIQVQDMMSLVEEGGQ from the coding sequence ATGGCAGACAACTCACAAACCTACGATCTGCTTTCAATTGGCGCTCATCCCGACGATGTCGAGGTCGGCACCGGCGGCGTATTGATCAGCCTGACAAAAAGGGGCTACCGTTGCGGTATCGTCATACTCACCCAGGGTGAGATGGGTACCGGCGGCGACGCTGATATCCGCGCCGTCGAGGTTGAGAAGGCAGCTGGAATTCTCGGCGTGGACATCGTTCGGACCTTTGATTGGGGAGACACGCGACTTGAGGATACCTATCCACGAAGACTACAACTGGGTGAGATACTTCGAAAGACCCGGCCCAGGATAGTCCTGGCGCCCTATCCCCACGTCGGTCACGGACGCCGCCAGTCGCATTCCGACCATGTCGCCGCCGGCATCCTGGCTATAAACGCGGCCAATCTATGTTCACTCAAAAAAGCCGACCTGAAGGGTAAGCCTCATCTGGTAAAACGAATCTTTCACTACTTTCTGCCGCCGCGAGTAGCGCCCAACTTTGTGGTCGACATCACGGCCTACTTCGACCAATGGTGCCAGGCACTCTGCGCTCACGAATCACAGTTTCTCAATCCGGACAAAGAGAAAGACTACATCGACCACATCGCCTCGATGGCTCGATCATTCGGTTTGCAGGCCGGGTGCAAATTTGGTCAGGGTTTTTATGCTGTCGAACCGATCCAGGTGCAGGACATGATGTCGCTGGTGGAAGAGGGCGGCCAGTAG